Proteins found in one Miscanthus floridulus cultivar M001 chromosome 4, ASM1932011v1, whole genome shotgun sequence genomic segment:
- the LOC136552306 gene encoding LOW QUALITY PROTEIN: transcription termination factor MTERF4, chloroplastic (The sequence of the model RefSeq protein was modified relative to this genomic sequence to represent the inferred CDS: deleted 1 base in 1 codon): MATAAVATFGFLHPPMRKPAISPLYILPLPTQPHSKTHPRPLPLPRRRRGGPIAAFPNATSPSTNASASPTYDVREAEAAIAELLREGGASPADAAAIAARAPAYAAMLADGVRELDELGLWDSWSSGAGARLSLSGAIEMEMGRLGFRRKVYLMGRSRRDHGVVPLLESLGVRLSSAKLIAPYVAAAGLTVLIDRVKFLKEMLFSSSDYAILIGRNAKRMMTHLSIPADDALQSTLSFFEKMEARYGGVSMLGHGDVSFPYLIESFPMLLLCSEDNHLKPLVDFLEHIGIPKPKIASVLLLYPPIIFSDVENDIKPRIREWEKVGIEQGYIGRMLLKYPWILSSSVIENYSQMLLFFNRKKISSTVLGIAVKSWPHILGCSSKRMNSILELFHDLGISKKMVVPVITSSPQLLLRKPDQFMQNVLFFREMGVDKKTTGKILCRSPEIFASNVDNTLKKKIDFLINFGVSKDHLPRIIRKYPELLLLDINHTLLPRMNYLLEVGLSKKDLCSMIFRFSPLLGYSIELVMKPKLEFLLRTMKKPLKAVVEYPRYFSYSLEGKIKPRFWVLQSRNIDCTLTEMFAKNDELFAEEYLGFGGLLEKPLQSSIGG; encoded by the exons atggccaccgccgccgtcgccactTTCGGCTTCCTCCATCCTCCTATGCGGAAACCTGCAATCTCACCGCTGTACATTCTCCCACTTCCCACCCAACCCCACTCCAAAACGCACCCTCGTCCTCTCCctctcccgcgccgccgccggggcgGCCCCATCGCCGCCTTCCCCAACGCCACATCTCCGTCCACGAATGCCTCTGCCTCGCCCACCTACGACGTCCGGGAGGCAGAGGCCGCCATCGCGGAGCTCCTCCGCGAGGGCGGCGCCTCCCCGGccgacgccgccgccatcgccgcgcGCGCGCCGGCGTACGCCGCTATGCTCGCCGATGGCGTCCGCGAGCTGGACGAGCTAGGCCTCTGGGATTCGTGGAGCTCCGGTGCCGGGGCCCGGCTGAGCCTCAGCGGGGCCATCGAGATGGAGATGGGGAGGCTT GGTTTCAGGAGGAAGGTGTACCTCATGGGACGGAGCAGGCGTGACCACGGCGTGGTGCCGCTCCTCGAGAGCTTGGGGGTGCGTCTCTCCTCGGCCAAGCTCATCGCGCCTTACGTCGCGGCTGCGGGCCTCACTGTGCTGATTGATAGG GTTAAGTTTTTGAAGGAAATGTTATTTTCAAGCAGTGATTATGCAATACTAATTGGAAGGAATGCTAAGCGCATGATGACACACTTATCAATACCTGCAGATGATGCACTCCAAAGTACTTTATCTTTTTTTGAAAAA ATGGAGGCTAGGTATGGTGGTGTTAGCATGTTGGGACATGGAGATGTGTCATTTCCTTACCTCATTGAATCATTTCCAATGCTTCTTCTCTGCTCAGAAGATAATCATCTCAAGCCGTTAGTTGATTTTCTCGAGCACATTGGAATTCCAAAGCCAAAGATTGCATCAGTTCTGCTGCTATATCCTCCTATCATTTTTTCTGATGTTGAAAATGATATTAAGCCTAGGATTCGTGAATGGGAGAAG gttGGCATTGAACAAGGCTATATTGGTAGGATGTTGTTGAAGTATCCATGGATTCTTTCATCGAGTGTGATAGAGAACTACAGTCAAATGCTGTTGTTTTTCAACCGAAAAAAG ATTTCCAGTACAGTCCTTGGTATTGCTGTGAAAAGTTGGCCTCATATTCTTGGCTGCTCTTCAAAAAGAATGAATTCAATTTTGGAGCTGTTTCATGATCTGGGCATCAGTAAAAAAATGGTGGTTCCAGTCATTACATCAAGTCCACAGTTATTACTGAGAAAACCTGATCAGTTTATGCAG AATGTTTTGTTTTTCAGAGAAATGGGTGTTGATAAGAAAACAACAGGAAAAATTTTGTGTCGTTCGCCTGAAATATTTGCTTCAAATGTGGATAACACCCTCAAGAAGAAAATCGACTTTCTTATCAACTTTGGTGTTTCTAAAGATCACCTTCCTCGCATCATTAGGAAGTATCCAGAACTTTTATTGTTGGACATAAACCATACATTGCTCCCCAG GATGAACTACCTATTGGAGGTGGGTTTGTCTAAGAAAGATCTGTGCTCAATGATCTTTAGATTTTCCCCACTTCTAGGTTACAGTATTGAGCTTGTTATGAAACCAAAGCTTGAGTTTCTGCTAAGAACCATGAAGAAGCCACTTAAAGCAGTTGTAGAATACCCAAGGTACTTCAGCTATTCACTCGAGGGGAAGATCAAACCGCGGTTTTGGGTACTGCAGAGTAGAAACATAGACTGCACTCTGACAGAGATGTTTGCAAAGAACGATGAACTCTTTGCTGAAGAGTACTTGGGATTTGGAGGATTGCTTGAGAAACCTCTACAATCAAGCATAGGTGGTTAA